A stretch of DNA from Arctopsyche grandis isolate Sample6627 chromosome 6, ASM5162203v2, whole genome shotgun sequence:
TTAAATCGTGTATTATTTCCTGACTTTTAACTATTGtggaatgatttttattatcttatcgCTTTATGTTTTTATAGTTGTAAAAATGGCTTTTAGTAATATGATAATTGATTAATGGCatgaagtattatataatatatatttttaataaattgaaaataaaatacagtgtTTCATTAAAAGAATTGTTCTATCCTACTTAATACTGTTTATCTGATAACTATTAggaattaaaaatatcacaccatatacaaatgtagtatatcaatttaaataattgtttatttaatgGATACTTAATCGAAAAATTATAATCACtgtaataattacaatatttatatgtatataaattcaaggtcatataatttttttcttttaaacttAAACAATTCATGTCTACGTGGATATTCTTTAATATTTAGTCAAAAAAACTCCAAATTAGCCTTACTTGAGTATGAGTATGGAGCTTCATTTAGGTGATTATTGTAtactattttacaattattgatatatacatcttttcatttgtatttattaatatttaaaatttatattttcccggTGTTTCTGCACTGAGTGACACCTgtggtattaaatttgtacacatataaatttatagattatgatttttttaaatcatattcaaatagtggtgacatagtgaataggacggttgttgccaatttgatgattaaccatttcaacaatttgGCAAAtactgataggaaatgatcgacttggagtcacaaacatccaagtctgacgatcagcactacagaaatacttccaaataaattattttcattcgaggtcaacccaaggcttaaacccggaaacctctcggtggttagtattaacgcaaccaccaaactGTGCTATAGGCTTTAGCACCAACAGGCTATAGGATCATtactgctattttttttatgttccgTATTTAATGCTTTATTActgcaatttttttaatcttgTATGAATGGCagttattaaaattatcaatagGATATTtgattgtataatatatcaagTGTATACCTGAGCTtttagcacatacatatgtatgtgaatacatATAAACACGTAATTTAGGTACACTCGAATGATTCGACAGAATCCTCCAGATAACCATGATCATTAGTGATTTTGCACAGATAACCTTGAACGATGACACAGCAGTTTGTAACCACTGTCTTGATTTTGTGAATCGTGTTATTATACTTAAATTCGGCGCCAACAGCGATAATGATCAGTTCACCACCAGTATTGACCAGAAGTGCTTGTGGCGTCTGGTAAGTAcgcaagtattatatgtattatatatgtaaaattaaaaattgtatatttatgacTATAATTTACCACATCAATATCGTGGTATGTGTATCTACGCTATTTATTGTCATTTTTACtagttttacatttattttgaccttCTATATCTATTGCATTATTGATTTTTCTAACAGTGTACAAAATGGCCGCTTCTACATACAAGTTGACTTATTTCAACTCCAAAGGCCTATCTGAAGGTATACGTTTCATTTTTGCATATGCCGATGTCAAATTCGAAGATTTCAGATTCGAACGACCCGATTGGGCTGCTTTGAAAGAAAGTAAGATACATTTAAGTCTTTACAAGGTTTACATCTTAAAATGAATAATGGAATAAGTTtcactctatgtatgtatttttagagCAACCTTATGGTACCGTTCCCGTATTGGAAGTCGACGGCAAACAACTGACTCAATCAGTAGCCATCTGCAGATTTTTGGGAAAGCGTTTCGGTCTCGTAGCTTCAGATCCATTCACAGAAGCTTTACTAGAAGCTCTTGTCGACAACATCAGGGATGCATTAACAAGTATGAATTTTATTCAATGCGATCGTTAAGGGTGATTGATCACCTTTGTgtgtatcattaaaaaaaatgattactacaaatacttttatattttttcagagCTGATGCAAGCGTTTCACAATAAAACTCCCGAGACTGAAAAAGCCTCTAAGGAAGCTTTGACTTTCGTTTTGTCCAAAATTGAAAATCTTGCTACGGAAGGTTACTTCTATGGATCCAAAGTAATGTGGAAACAATTCTTATACCTGTATGTTTCGCACGTGTATATttgattacaatttttatttgtttcaggcTACTTGGGTCGATATATACTTTTCGGGTTTTGTCGAATCGATGAGGGATCATGAGCCAGCTTTCCTCGATCCGTATCCAAATCTCAAGGCACTCGTCGATAGAATCAAGAATAAAGACAGTGTACAGAAATACATTAAACAGAGACCTGCTCCGATGCCTCATGcgcattaaattaatattatgtgcatataaaaattaaaaaatatatgtacacacagttTTACCACGCATGTCATTTGTGTTAATGGTATGAGCAAATAAAAAGTTTTCctccaaatatacatatctcgttttatttaaaaacttgcCCGGTTACTTTAAAATCGCTGGTTTCATTCTAAAGTACTAAATTATTACTGATACGATTTGTCTTAATGTAACTGGATATTGATTTTACATTAAGCACTCGTGTACACCGTTCAATTATAAATCGACAAGAcctttaattatatttacatttaaaagcaATAAGCAGTCGGAACACAAAGTGCTTAAAACGCATATTAATTGATCTAAATGTGTGccactatatttgaaagttgcataagtccacttttcctcatttcgagaaatatttcgcaaaacgttaaatatatttttttgtgtctaaaaatatttaaaaatacagttggactgtaatacttttattctgcttttttgagattctggaaatatcgaattaaaaaaagtgaaagTCAAGCAGGAATAGTAGTTTTGGAACTCAAAATTGGACTTcccccactttcaaatataacggctcatacatatatcgaaaaaaaatgtttgtcaatGTGTACGTAGacgatttatttttgtaaatgaaaAATCAACCTAATGAgctatctttttcatttttgtaattttatatacagctTGAGCCTAATGTGTGAGGCAAatacgtattacatacatatgtataatttatctcTTGTAACTTATTATATATCATCATGTCTCATCAggactgtcaaattttaatccgatggaatatttttatctaaaaaatcgttattttttttgattaaatttgatcGATTTGGATCTATTGATTGAATTCGATTGATTTGAATCAAAACTTCAgtttaattgatttatatataaatttttattccgataatGAAAATCGTTTTTTGGAATCAATAATCATGTTATGTAGATATCAAACATACAATTGTAATTTAAactttattaatatacatataattacttgTAATATTCAATGTTATAttcatgtatgtgtatttgtagaCTGTATatgttttctgtatttttaaaaGCCTTTTTATAggacacaaataaataaattaatatattaatgaatGTTTACCTCATTGACCAATACACTTTTATCAATTGTCAATACCAACTACAAACAtacattgaattaaaaattaaatgacaagtcttcgtattattttatttaattttcaatttacatagTGGTGAAAGGCCTCTTTTCGAGATAATTCTGCACGGTGTTTGTTTCTTGGATGATCCTCTTGATATGGGTTAAATTTGGGTACGATCCTAAAATTTCATTCTTCAACCTAGTTTCCAAGGTGTCTATCCAACCAGCGAAGTAAACGTCAGCCCATGTAGCCTTGATAAAAACGAAAATATCAAATCAATACAGTTacgtaattaaattaataagaattgtttggaatttaaagaatatttacCTGACTTCCGTAAAAGAATCCTTCAGCCGCAATGGCATTAAACTTTTGCAAAAATATTGGAAGTAGTTCATTTTCGAACTTAGCGATTTCAGTTGTATCTGGTGGAGGAATGCTTCCTCTGGCGAAAATTTCAGCTGGAGTTTGAGACCCAAGAAGAGCCTTGGACAATTCTGAAAATaccatattatacaaaaaatatacccACATAtaccttaaattttaaaaaatcattggaTTTTAACTTACTCGATTGCAAGTCTGCCATATGATCGACAAGAGCGTCTAGTTGTGCATTGTGGAGATCGTCCTTTCCCGACAGATTGAACTTCTTACCCAAATATCTGGCGATTGCGACCGATTGAGTCAAAACGAACGCATCCCCCGTGTCCAAGACTGGTAATTGGCCGAAGGGTTTGTCTGTAATCATACATAACACAATTTAATGAtacgcatatatgtaggtatgaaaataaaaatattttagatcGATAAGCGAGTGTGACGTTCACACAAAACAAACACGAAGTGCTTAAAATTAGAATTCTCCAACAGCTACGAGCATTTCACCTCTACTGCCAGACTTGCTTGGACGTTTGTAGACAGGTTTGAATTTGATTCATACAACATATTAAGTTAATTAGACCCaactacaaaaattataataaaaattcaaaattaattcaatacaCAATAGAACTATCGATTTAGACGCCTCGTATAGAAAAACGTCTCTTAGAAACACAATTTGTACATTTCCATCACAAAATGGtagtaaaaatcaatatattttcccttttacatacatacatatacgagtacatatgttATTCAATCTAAATTTACGATGCACAGTTATGTATGGTTTTAAACACTCTTcataatttcaatcaaaattaccTTACAAACAATTAGTTCAGACTGTGAATTAGAATGTTATAAATTAagcttttcaaatttaataaaaacgaaaacttttttcgatgagagaaaaaattattaaattgaattttagctATCTTCTATCTATCGAAGTATCTTCATCTTCTGTGCGTATAGAGATtggtaaatatttattgaattatgtacatactacgtTAACATGTGCATAATACTtagggtgaccatacgtcccgttttggccCGGACAGTTCCGTTTTTCCGTGCTTTGCGTTCATCCCGTCGTATtcgtaaaattatttgatttgtcccgttttgtccGTCACTGATCCACAGAAAATGTTATTATACTAAGTTATTATATTAGAATAATGTTATTATACTTCCATATTTTACCAAATCAATATGTttcccaaaaacaaatattattacataaatatacatttatatacaatgtattcatattatagtaaaatttaaattaaaaattataatatgatgTAACGTGATTCATTTTACatgtttctaaaaaaaattgcttcttttgatcataaatattataaaataactgtaaaatacaaaattatattatgtttatttttttatattgttacattttcttcttttaaagaaatgtacatacatacgctcTGATAAAAATTATAGTACGTAATAAAagaagaaatcaaaattttcacttGCACGTAATCTATTTagaaaatttattgttattttattttttgttaattttacaatGTTTCAGAAAaagtatagtattatattttttttatcgtgtTTCTATATTCCTTGTACACAAAAATTTTACattctgaaaataaattataattctttgacaattatttgaaatttgagggaaaatttataaaaattttagacGTAtgtacaacaattttttttatttgcggaGAGGAGGAGACAATTTTTAGCGGAGTGTCCCATTTTAAGTCCTGGGTAATGTGATCACCCTAAtaatactaaatatgtacatatgtaggtatatatacatacatatattaatgatcGTTGCCCCACGAAATAGTCATATTGTGATAAATGTATTTATCATCTACATGTGAAATGCGAAAATGTACATAGAtgatttgttatttaaaaaaaaatcataatattcgtataattaattttcaatgtgAATAAATTCCTCTCAATTTAATGATTAGAAACACATTACATTTCAGAAGAAGAAAAAACTAAATATGGCCGATTCCACTTACAAACTAATCTACTTCGACATAAGAGGCATGGCCGAATGCATTCGGTACATGTTTGCTTATTTTGATGTCGAATTTGAAGACTCGAGGATTGCTCGCGAAGATTGGCCTGCCATAAAAGAACGTACGATGCATATGTCAATTAATTCCCATACAATGTAGTTGACAATCCAATTTATTACATCAACGATTTGTAGAGCAACCCTTTGGCAAAATTCCCGTATTGGAAGTGGACGAAAAGCAGTTGTCCCAATCGGTGGCCATCTGCAGGTATTTGGGAAAACGCTTCGGGCTGACGACCGACGATCCGTTCAAAGACGCTCTGCTCGAAGCCGTCGTGGACAACATGAGAGACGTTCAAATAAGtcagtatatttttcaatgcaaATTTAAAACACCCTTATTAATTCAGCGTTATATAATTTTGTGTCTTTATTCTTAGAGTTGTCTGGGGAATTTTTAAAGAAGACTCCGGAGGCCAGAGAAGAGGCCGAAACTGCGTTCACGTACACGTACTCTAAACTAGAACCCCTAGCTGCGGATGGCTTCTTTTATGGATCCGAGGTAGTTGCCAATGTTCGTTTCCGTTCACGAACgtggtataaaatatattccgaTTCGAATGCACTATATTGTGTCGTAAAATATCGCGAAAATCCTATGAAAATCCAATTGCATATTCATTCCGCACTTTGCCGACGTTAAAACGTTCCAATTGAAGTATTGATGAAAcgcattcaaataaaatatatgtatgaaaaaacatacatatttacatctaCTTGCAATTTAAATTCGATTCGTTGATGTTTTTGGTCGTGTGgcgaataaaaacaaatatttcaacACAGACTGTAAAAAAGTTGAGATAAACTGAATAGTACAGTAATATATCATTTTGATAACGTATTTTATTAGGAAAATGCGCAATAAAAAGAATATggggtaaaaaaaatattagattagatattaaaaataagactaatttgattaaaaaataatacatgtaaAAAGCACGaagcattaaaatttcattgcatatacttttatattactttcatttttaattcttcaaatAATGACCTTATTTAAAGATTCATTCTATCGTTAAGATTATTTAGAGCTACTTTACTGTGAAACACAAAAAGGCCACAATATTATTCATCCTCCAATAAGATTTCAAgaagaatataaaatatgaacagcctaaaataaattttcgtaTCTTGAATGGGGGCAATATATTTTGCTTCAATTAatggaatttaattaaatatatattcaagataacattaaattctagtaaaaaaaatctcgagttcgaattttcgcatgatcataaaacttaatctgttgttactacgtacatttgtatgatagataaagtaaaaatagaaagCTTAATAATttctgaattattttaattcaatacttGAATTTTATAACCGCTTaacacaaagagtatcaaaaacgttctttgtataatacatgtataaataattaatatcttCC
This window harbors:
- the LOC143913894 gene encoding glutathione S-transferase-like, producing the protein MADSTYKLIYFDIRGMAECIRYMFAYFDVEFEDSRIAREDWPAIKEQQPFGKIPVLEVDEKQLSQSVAICRYLGKRFGLTTDDPFKDALLEAVVDNMRDVQIKLSGEFLKKTPEAREEAETAFTYTYSKLEPLAADGFFYGSEPTWVDVYFAGMLDTITWYKPDILKPYPNLMALCEKIREKESLKTYLENRPEKE
- the LOC143913892 gene encoding glutathione S-transferase 1-like gives rise to the protein MAASTYKLTYFNSKGLSEGIRFIFAYADVKFEDFRFERPDWAALKEKQPYGTVPVLEVDGKQLTQSVAICRFLGKRFGLVASDPFTEALLEALVDNIRDALTKLMQAFHNKTPETEKASKEALTFVLSKIENLATEGYFYGSKATWVDIYFSGFVESMRDHEPAFLDPYPNLKALVDRIKNKDSVQKYIKQRPAPMPHAH
- the LOC143913891 gene encoding glutathione S-transferase-like, producing MAQYKLTYFNVKGVSEPIRYLFAYAGVEFEDERVEKDAWPKMKADKPFGQLPVLDTGDAFVLTQSVAIARYLGKKFNLSGKDDLHNAQLDALVDHMADLQSKLSKALLGSQTPAEIFARGSIPPPDTTEIAKFENELLPIFLQKFNAIAAEGFFYGSQATWADVYFAGWIDTLETRLKNEILGSYPNLTHIKRIIQETNTVQNYLEKRPFTTM